One Pararge aegeria chromosome 1, ilParAegt1.1, whole genome shotgun sequence genomic region harbors:
- the LOC120630216 gene encoding uncharacterized protein LOC120630216, giving the protein MAILEKTTHRLPEGRFECGLLWKSDDETMPQNRNSALRRLQGIERKLNKNEDFKLKYTHQIQNLISNGYAELATTKPTSPRTWYLPHFAVIHPQKEKLRVVFDAAERTNGKSLIDALLSGPDLLQSLFGVLIRFRQGPVAVAADIKEMFLRIVIREEDRDSLRFLWKENETDAEPKEYRMKSLIFGATSSPCSAIYVKNRNAQDFQEKYPEAVNAIQRCHYMDDYLQSFPTVEEAKRTSKEVDLIHKSGGFELRGWTSNYPSTINTMEINHPDHINLGDHDKYGKTLGMIWQTNNDALRFTVSLRNTPDDVTKETRPPTKREVASAVMSVFDPLGLATPVLIQGKTLIQQLWRTGINWDDHIPDTLRDHWSKWLNNLACLKNLNVPRCTDSCNEGELHTFVDASETIYAAATYWKTTMNNQVSIKLIAAKAKVAPLKPTSIPRLELQAAVLGRRLANSIHQEMDTNIKKKYYWSDSRTVLAWIKSDPLTFKTFVAHRLAEIEELSKTSEWRYVPTKQNVADDATRSAPRNFDSNHRWFNGPEFLKLDCNEWPQDHSDRSLQVTGEEKTQTVATARLVQPPIPDVSRFSSWTRYLRASARFIQSVEVFKTLLNKPDKVTATKRIVKDKAWKPYKKQMTQQTPTNQEPTIKTVNKLIPLSRKYIKQAETMLIQRIQNDSFKNEIQNLKDHKKFAKGSRLRRLTAVIEDDIMHLETRLSAANNIAISYKKPIILDGKHPSTRLIVNHYHQEYNHGNHNTIMNEIRQKYYVISLRNTVKSIARECQWCRIHKAVPITTPLGDLPVERLQHKQYPFTCTAVDYFGPITIKIGRKTDKRWVALYTCLTTRAVHLEIATSLSADNMILTLRRMIARRGTPKTMFSDNGTNFIGANKEIKTAFEKIIDKSKEKGIQWKFIPPGAPHMGGAWERLVRSVKTALTATLNTRHPQEEILHTLLLEAEHLINSRPITEVSLDPDDQEGLTPNHFLIGRSSGHLRMGDFTDDELIGPPTWKTLQRLTDHFWKRWLNEYLPTITPRYNNNQNGFINPTIGDIVIIIDNSLPRGTWPRGEIIKTYPGPDEKTRIVDVRTTAGILKRPVSRLVKIAQSSSST; this is encoded by the coding sequence ATggcaattttagaaaaaacaactCATAGATTGCCCGAAGGAAGATTCGAATGCGGATTACTATGGAAATCCGACGATGAAACTATGCCACAAAATAGAAACAGTGCCTTACGCCGCCTACAAGGCAtagaaagaaaactaaataaaaatgaagacttcaaattaaaatatactcacCAAATACAAAATCTAATATCCAATGGATATGCCGAACTAGCCACCACAAAACCCACCTCGCCAAGAACCTGGTACCTGCCACATTTCGCAGTAATACATccacaaaaggaaaaattaagAGTCGTGTTCGACGCCGCCGAACGCACAAATGGCAAAAGTCTAATCGATGCCTTACTATCCGGTCCTGATTTACTACAATCCCTCTTCGGCGTGCTGATAAGGTTCCGCCAAGGCCCGGTAGCCGTCGCAGCCGACATCAAGGAAATGTTTCTCAGAATCGTAATACGAGAAGAAGACAGAGACAGCTTACGATTCCTCTGGAAAGAGAACGAAACAGACGCAGAACCTAAAGAATACAGAATGAAGTCGCTAATATTCGGAGCAACGTCATCACCCTGTTCAGCTATATACGTTAAGAATCGAAATGCTCAAGACTTCCAAGAAAAATATCCCGAGGCTGTGAATGCCATTCAACGTTGTCATTATATGGACGACTATTTACAAAGCTTCCCAACAGTCGAAGAAGCAAAAAGAACAAGTAAAGAAGTGGACCTCATACACAAAAGTGGAGGTTTCGAACTAAGAGGATGGACATCGAATTATCCATCCACTATTAACACAATGGAAATCAACCATCCCGACCATATTAATTTGGGAGACCACGATAAATATGGGAAGACATTGGGCATGATATGGCAAACCAACAACGACGCATTACGATTTACTGTCAGCCTTCGCAACACGCCCGATGACGTCACTAAAGAAACGAGACCACCAACTAAACGCGAAGTCGCAAGCGCTGTCATGTCAGTATTCGACCCGCTAGGTTTAGCCACTCCAGTTTTAATACAAGGAAAAACACTTATACAGCAACTATGGCGCACCGGAATAAATTGGGACGACCACATACCCGACACGCTTAGAGACCATTGGTCAAAATGGCTCAACAACCTAGCATGTCTAAAGAATCTCAACGTTCCACGATGTACAGATTCCTGTAACGAGGGGGAACTACATACCTTCGTAGACGCCAGTGAAACCATCTATGCCGCTGCAACATACTGGAAAACTACTATGAACAACCAGGTCAGCATAAAACTAATAGCAGCAAAAGCCAAGGTGGCCCCACTCAAACCTACCTCTATACCACGATTAGAATTACAAGCCGCAGTGCTTGGCCGCCGTCTAGCAAACAGCATTCACCAAGAAATGGACACCAATATTAAGAAGAAGTATTACTGGTCAGACTCTCGAACGGTATTAGCATGGATCAAATCCGACCCACTCACGTTCAAAACCTTCGTCGCACACAGACTAGCTGAAATAGAAGAACTCTCAAAAACATCAGAATGGAGATACGTACCCACTAAACAAAACGTAGCTGACGACGCAACTAGATCGGCACCCCGAAATTTCGACAGCAACCATCGATGGTTCAACGGTCCAGAATTCCTAAAACTTGACTGCAACGAATGGCCTCAAGATCACAGTGATCGCTCACTACAAGTTACGGGCGaagaaaaaacacagacagtagCCACGGCGCGTCTCGTTCAACCACCTATACCAGACGTCAGTCGTTTCTCATCATGGACACGTTACCTACGAGCCTCAGCACGCTTCATACAAAGCGTcgaagtttttaaaacattactaaATAAACCCGACAAAGTCACCGCCACTAAACGAATCGTCAAGGATAAAGCCTGGAAACCGTATAAAAAACAGATGACTCAACAAACACCCACGAATCAAGAACCAACTATAAAAACCGTGAACAAACTAATACCATTATCAAGAAAATACATCAAGCAAGCTGAAACAATGTTGATAcaacgaattcaaaatgacagttttAAGAATGAAATTCAAAACCTTAAAGATCACAAGAAGTTCGCCAAAGGATCCCGCCTAAGAAGACTCACCGCCGTTATAGAAGATGATATAATGCATCTCGAAACTCGCCTATCCGCTGCCAACAACATAGCGATTTCCTACAAAAAACCCATAATACTCGATGGAAAACACCCGAGTACACGACTAATCGTGAACCATTACCATCAAGAATACAATCACGGTAATCACAACACGATTATGAACGAGATTCGACAGAAATACTATGTGATATCCCTTCGAAACACCGTCAAAAGTATAGCAAGAGAATGCCAATGGTGTAGAATACACAAAGCCGTTCCTATCACAACACCTTTGGGAGACTTACCGGTGGAACGCCTGCAACACAAACAATACCCGTTCACCTGCACTGCTGTAGATTATTTCGGACCAATAACCATAAAAATTGGCAGAAAAACAGATAAACGCTGGGTGGCTTTATATACATGCCTCACAACGCGAGCAGTTCATCTGGAGATTGCTACATCCTTGTCAGCAGATAACATGATACTCACACTGCGAAGAATGATAGCACGTCGAGGGACACCTAAAACGATGTTTAGCGACAATGGAACAAATTTCATCGGagcaaataaagaaatcaagacagcgtttgaaaaaattatagataaatCCAAAGAAAAAGGAATTCAATGGAAATTCATACCTCCAGGAGCTCCACACATGGGAGGAGCATGGGAGAGACTAGTGCGATCAGTTAAAACCGCACTAACCGCAACCCTTAATACACGACATCCTCAAGAAgaaatattacatacattacTTCTAGAAGCAGAACACCTCATAAATTCAAGACCTATAACAGAGGTATCCCTAGATCCAGATGACCAAGAAGGTTTAACTCCAAACCACTTTCTGATTGGAAGATCAAGCGGGCACCTTCGCATGGGAGATTTCACGGACGACGAACTCATCGGCCCCCCAACATGGAAAACATTACAACGCCTCACCGATCACTTCTGGAAACGCTGGCTCAATGAATATCTACCCACGATAACACCGCGATACAACAACAATCAAAATGGATTCATTAACCCAACCATCGGCgacattgtaataataatcgatAATTCTCTTCCCCGAGGCACCTGGCCAAGAGGTGAAATCATCAAAACCTACCCCGGACCAGACGAAAAAACACGTATAGTAGACGTGCGCACTACCGCCGGAATACTAAAGCGACCGGTTTCccgcctagtgaaaatcgcgCAATCTTCTTCCTCAACATGA